The Mesotoga sp. BH458_6_3_2_1 nucleotide sequence GACAGATGCGTTGAGCAAGTCAGCCTCTACGCGATGACAATTTCAGATGATAGTGCAGTTCTCTTGTAGGGGCGAACGGCCGTTCGCCCGAAAAAGGTCCTGATTGGAATCTCTGCCTTTTACGCGAAAAAGGGACATACTATAGGAGTAGGTCAGTCTCTATTTTTACTGTTGTCCTCTCGTGAGCGCAGCGGACTCTCGGATATCCTCTTTCTCAGCTCTTGCAAGCGTTAAGCGATTAGCCATTCTTAACAATCGCATCTTGTATTAATTAATAGGAGACTATTTTGAAGCCAGAATCAAGAATCTCATCGTGTCATTACTTCTGTATGAATGACTAGAATTGTTGTGCCTGCCCTGTGCTTAAGAATCATTTTTAAAGGACGCGAATGTTCTAAGAAATTCCGCTGGCGTAACTATTGAAGTTCTTTCGAATTTCCCGACATCAAGCAGGTGATGATCGCCAGATACAATGTATTTTGCGCCTGCCTGAAGTGCACATGAAATGAACTTGGTATCATCAGGGTCTTCGATAGCGATTGAGATATCTTCAGATGAGTCAACTACTATCGAGCTATTCCTCAAGTAAGATAGTAACCTGTTTAACTCATCT carries:
- a CDS encoding putative toxin-antitoxin system toxin component, PIN family; this encodes MERVVLDTNVLISAIISSKGSPAKILDLWREGAFDLAFSEATLKELINVLSRPKLLLITGINEDELNRLLSYLRNSSIVVDSSEDISIAIEDPDDTKFISCALQAGAKYIVSGDHHLLDVGKFERTSIVTPAEFLRTFASFKNDS